The following is a genomic window from Pseudomonas promysalinigenes.
CAGTTGAGCATAGAACTGCAGGTTCGCCCACAACGGGTTCCAACTGGCCAAGGGCGTGGTCACACCGAACACCACCGGTTCGTGCGGGTCTTCTTCCTTGAAGGTGCCAAACAGACGGTCCCAGATAATGAACACACCGCCATAGTTGCGATCCAAGTAAGCAGGATTCTGCGCATGGTGAACGCGATGGTTGGACGGCGTGATCAACACCCACTCAAGCCAACCGAGCTTGGGAATGTGGCGGGTATGTACCCAGAACTGGTACAGCAGGTTCAGCGACGCCACGGTGACAAACACCACAGGTGGCACGCCAAGCAACGCCATGGGCCGATAAAAGATCCAAGAAAAAAGGAAGCCGCTACTGGTCTGGCGCAGCGCGGTGGTGAGGTTGTACTCCTCGCTTTGGTGATGGACCGAATGCGCCGCCCACAGCACGTTACGTTCATGGCCCAGGCGATGCAGCCAGTAGTAGCAAAGGTCATACAGGACGAAGGCCAGCAGCCACACCCAGCCGCTGTTCTGGGGCAGGCGCAGTACCGCCAGATGCTCCCAGGCCAGTGCATAGCTCAGCAGCCCTACACCTTTGGTCAACAAGCCGGTGGTGGTGGACAGCGCACCGGTACTGAGGCTGTTGATCGAGTCGGCCAGGGTGAAGTTGCTTTGCTGGCGCACACGGTCGGCGAGCAGCTCCAGCGCAATCAACACGAAGAAGAACGGCACGGCCAGCAGAATCAGATCCATGGGCAACGCTCTCGTAGTTCATTCACACAGAGTAGGACGCGCCCCCAGTAATCCCTATGGCCACATCTGCCAAACTAAGGGACATTTAGCACCTCGAAAATGGAGTAATGAGCATGACCAAGAAAGTAGCGGTGATTCTTTCCGGCTGTGGGGTGTACGACGGTGCCGAAATCCACGAAAGCGTGATCACCCTGCTGCGCTTAGACCAGCGCGGTGCGCAGGTGCAGTGCTTTGCGCCCAACGTTGCGCAGATGCACGTGATCGACCACCTGACCGGTCAGGAAATGCCCGAGTCACGCAATGTGCTGACTGAATCTGCGCGCATCGCCCGTGGGGAGGTCAAAGATATTCGCCAAGCCAGGGCCGAGGACTTCGACGCGCTGATTGTGCCGGGCGGCTTTGGGGCTGCGAAGAATCTGTCCGACTTTGCCGTACAAGGCGCGGAATGTACCGTGAATCCGGAGGTGCTGGCGCTGGCCGAAGCCTTTGCCGAAGCGTGCAAACCAGTCGGTTTGATCTGTATCTCGCCTGCATTAGCGGCGAAGATCTATGGCCCAGGTGTGGTCTGCACCATCGGCAATGACGAAGGCACCGCAGCGGCTGTGGAAAAAATGGGCGCCAAGCACGAGCAGTGCGATGTGCACGACATCGTCGAAGACACCCAGCGCAAGCTGGTGACCACCCCTGCCTACATGGTCGCCACGTCGATCAGCGAAGCAGCCAGTGGTATCTACAAGCTGGTTGACCGAGTGCTGGAACTGACCCACGAAGGGGAGTGATCAGCCCCTACTCAGGCGGGTAAGAATTCGGTCCAAGGCATTGGCGAACGCCTGCTTTTCGCGTTCGCCATAGGGCGCCTGCCCGCCCCCGACCTGGCCCTGCTCACGCAATTCGGTGAACAGGTTACGCACCGCCAGGCGCTCGCCCATGTTGCGTTCATCGAACTCGCGGCCACGCGGGTCCAGGGCGGCCACCCCCTTCTTGATCAGGCGGTCAGCCAGCGGCACGTCGCTGCAGATCACCAGTTCACCAGGCACGGCGTGCTCGACCAGATAATCGTCGGCGGCGTCCATGCCGCTAGGGACCACGATCAGGCGCACGATCGCGAAGGCCGGCTTGGCTACGGCCTGGCCGGCCACCATCACTACCTCCAGCTGGCGCTTGAGGGCGAATTTGACGATCAGGTCCTTGGCTGCCTTTGGGCAGGCGTCGGCGTCGATCCAGATGCGCATTGTTTTAGATACCTTCATGACTGCGCCAGCTCCTTCGCGGGTGACCCGCCCAGCAGGACTGCGCATGCTTTTAGACCAGCGCCAACCTACAGAAGCGGCGTTAACCGCGAAGATGCCAGCAGTCTCAACCTTCAAACCACAGCCCGGCGCTTTTCGGCCAGGCGACTGCGGCCATACAACACCACAATGGCCAGCAATGCCACTGCCTGAGCACTGAGTGAATACACGTCAGGGTGAATACCCAGCCAGTCGAACTCGAAGAACGCCATCGGCCGCGTGCCCAGCACGCCCGCCTCTTGCAGCGCTTTCACGCCATGCCCGGCGAAAACCACCGACAAGGCACACAGCAGCCCTGCGTTGATGCTGAAGAACAACGACAATGGCAGCTTCGCCGAGCCGCGCAAAATAACCCAGGCAAGGCCTACCAGCAGCACCATCGCCGTGGCGCCGCCCGCCAGCACCGCTTGATGCCCAGCAGGGCCAGCCTGCAGCCACAGGGTTTCGTAGAACAGAATTACCTCGAACAGCTCACGGTACACAGAGAAGAACGCCAGCACGGCGAAGCCAAAGCGCCCCCCTCCACTGACCAGGCTGCTCTTGATGTAATCCTGCCAGGCAGCGGCATGCCGACGGTCGTGCATCCACACGCCCAGCCACAGCACCATCACGCTGGCGAACAAAGCGGTGCTACCTTCCAGCAGTTCGCGCTGAGCGCCACCAACGTCGATCACATAGGCAGCCACAGCCCAGGTGGCGAAGCCTGCAACCAAAGCCAAGGCCCAGCCGATGTTAACGCTGCGCATGGCCGAGTGCTGGCCGGTATTGCGCAGGAAGGCCAGAATTGCAGCCAGCACCAAAATGGCCTCAAGGCCTTCACGCAGCAGGATCAGCAGGCCGGAGACGAAGCTCAGGGACCAGCTCAGGCCATCGCTACCCAGCAGCTTGGCGGCTTGGTCGAGCTTGGCCTTGGCTGCAGCCAGACGCTGCTCGGCCTGGGCCACGGGCAACCCATCCTGCAGCGACTGGCGGTAGGCCATCAGGGCTCTTTCGGTACTTTTACGCGCGTCGGTGTCGATGTTGTCCAACGAGCTCTCGACCAGTTCGAAGCCTTCAAGGTAAGCCGCTACCGAGAGGTCGTAAGCCTGGTCATGGTCGCCCGCACGGTACGCCGCCAGGCTCTTGTCCAGGGTACTGGCGGTATATTCAAGCAACTGCGCCGGGCCGCGTTTGACCTGGGGCGGCTGAGCGCGCTGGGCGCGGAACGCTTCCAGGGCAGCAGCGCCCTCAGCGGCGGCGATTTCGGCAGGGGTCTGGCGGGCCAGGTCGGCGATGTTCCAGGTCTTAGCGCCCTTGGCCGCTTCTGGCTTGGCGCTGAAGCTGGCGATGTAGGCCGCCACGTCCCACCGCTGGCGTTCGTCGAGCTGGTCAGCGAACGATGGCATTTCGGTACCGTCGATCCCCAACGCCAACGTGTTGTAAAGGTCGAAAAGGCTCAGTTGATCCATGCGTTCAGTGTTACGCAGATTCGCTGGCGGGGGCTCCAGGCCTACCCCAGCAGGGCCATCACCGGCGCCGCTGGTGCCATGGCAGATGGCGCAGTTCTGCGCATACAGCGCAGCGCCTCGGGCAGCGTCCGGGGTGATGACGGGAGCCTGGCTGACCTCGTAGGCCACCGCCAGGCGCGCGCCCAACAGGCGTGCCTGCTTGGCCACCGCCGGGCCGTCCTGGCGCTGATCGATGGCTTGGCGCAACTCTTGTACGCCTTGCTGCAAACCGGCGTGCTCAGGGTTGTCCGGCAGGCCTTCGATCAAGTCCGCCAGCACACTGCTGAATTCCTGCTGCTCACGGTATTCGCCATCATCGACCACCTTGCCGTTGGCAACGGTTGGGGGGTAGTCGGCACCGATGTAATCCAGCAGATGCAGGGCCTTGGCGGCTTCGGCGGGGGCTTGGGCCTGCGCCTGGGCGCTGCATAACGCCAGCACCGGGCCAAGCAATACGGCCGGCAGCCAGGCGAGCAGACGGGAACGGGTTTTCATGGCCAGTCTCGGAGGGAATGCGAAAGAGAACATTGTTCACTTCCACTTTGCTTCTCTCAAGGGCCGAGATCGTATTTCATGAAAAATCTTGCGACAAATCAGATGAACTGAAAGGCGACAAAAGCGTGAACGGGTTGAAGCTGGTCTGTCCTCGCCATCACGCGAATAAAGCAAGGCTACTTAAATCACCCCCTTGACGGCGTTAGACTGACCAAATTGCCTACAACGTTCCAATTGGAGAACGCTCATTGGAAGACCTCAACTCGCTCTACTACTTCACCCAAGTCGTCGAGCACGGTGGTTTTGCACCGGCCGGGCGGGCGCTGGACATGCCAAAGTCCAAGCTCAGCCGGCGCATCGCTGACCTTGAGGAGCGCCTGGGCGTGCGGCTGCTGCACCGCACCAGCCGCCATTGTTCATTGACCGAGATCGGCCAGGCCTACTACAACCGCTGCCTGGCCATGCGCGTGGAGGCCGAAGGCGCTGCCGAGATCATCGAACGCAACCGCAGCGAGCCGCGCGGGCTGGTGCGCATCAGTTGCCCAACCACCCTGCTCAATGCCTGGGTCGGGCCGATGCTGACCCGCTACATGCTCAAGTACCCGCAGGTGGAGCTGTTCATCGAGAGCACCAACCGGCGCGTAGACCTGCTGCACGAGGGCTTCGACATTGCGCTGCGGGTGCGCTTTCCGCCGCTTGAAAACACCGACATGGTGATGAAAGTGCTAAGCAATAGCACCCAGTGCCTGGTCGGGCACCCGCGCTTGCTGGCTGAACTGCCCGAAGGCTTCGTGCCGCAGCAACTGGGCACGCTGCCTAGCGTTCACTGGGGCGGGGCGCAGCGGGAGTACCAGTGGGAATTGTTCCAGGGCGAGGCCAATAGCCGCAGCATTGTCATCGCGCACACCCCGCGCATGGTCACCGACGACCTGTTCGCCTTGCGTCACTTCGTGCTGGCCGGTGTGGGCATCGCCCACTTGCCAACGGTGGCCGTGCGCGAGGACCTGGCGGCGGGCCGCCTGGTGGAGCT
Proteins encoded in this region:
- a CDS encoding LysR substrate-binding domain-containing protein, with the translated sequence MEDLNSLYYFTQVVEHGGFAPAGRALDMPKSKLSRRIADLEERLGVRLLHRTSRHCSLTEIGQAYYNRCLAMRVEAEGAAEIIERNRSEPRGLVRISCPTTLLNAWVGPMLTRYMLKYPQVELFIESTNRRVDLLHEGFDIALRVRFPPLENTDMVMKVLSNSTQCLVGHPRLLAELPEGFVPQQLGTLPSVHWGGAQREYQWELFQGEANSRSIVIAHTPRMVTDDLFALRHFVLAGVGIAHLPTVAVREDLAAGRLVELLPGWHPRCGIVHAIFPSRRGLLPSVRALIDHLAEEFALSDMA
- the elbB gene encoding isoprenoid biosynthesis glyoxalase ElbB: MTKKVAVILSGCGVYDGAEIHESVITLLRLDQRGAQVQCFAPNVAQMHVIDHLTGQEMPESRNVLTESARIARGEVKDIRQARAEDFDALIVPGGFGAAKNLSDFAVQGAECTVNPEVLALAEAFAEACKPVGLICISPALAAKIYGPGVVCTIGNDEGTAAAVEKMGAKHEQCDVHDIVEDTQRKLVTTPAYMVATSISEAASGIYKLVDRVLELTHEGE
- a CDS encoding YaiI/YqxD family protein gives rise to the protein MRIWIDADACPKAAKDLIVKFALKRQLEVVMVAGQAVAKPAFAIVRLIVVPSGMDAADDYLVEHAVPGELVICSDVPLADRLIKKGVAALDPRGREFDERNMGERLAVRNLFTELREQGQVGGGQAPYGEREKQAFANALDRILTRLSRG
- a CDS encoding cytochrome c/FTR1 family iron permease, with translation MFSFAFPPRLAMKTRSRLLAWLPAVLLGPVLALCSAQAQAQAPAEAAKALHLLDYIGADYPPTVANGKVVDDGEYREQQEFSSVLADLIEGLPDNPEHAGLQQGVQELRQAIDQRQDGPAVAKQARLLGARLAVAYEVSQAPVITPDAARGAALYAQNCAICHGTSGAGDGPAGVGLEPPPANLRNTERMDQLSLFDLYNTLALGIDGTEMPSFADQLDERQRWDVAAYIASFSAKPEAAKGAKTWNIADLARQTPAEIAAAEGAAALEAFRAQRAQPPQVKRGPAQLLEYTASTLDKSLAAYRAGDHDQAYDLSVAAYLEGFELVESSLDNIDTDARKSTERALMAYRQSLQDGLPVAQAEQRLAAAKAKLDQAAKLLGSDGLSWSLSFVSGLLILLREGLEAILVLAAILAFLRNTGQHSAMRSVNIGWALALVAGFATWAVAAYVIDVGGAQRELLEGSTALFASVMVLWLGVWMHDRRHAAAWQDYIKSSLVSGGGRFGFAVLAFFSVYRELFEVILFYETLWLQAGPAGHQAVLAGGATAMVLLVGLAWVILRGSAKLPLSLFFSINAGLLCALSVVFAGHGVKALQEAGVLGTRPMAFFEFDWLGIHPDVYSLSAQAVALLAIVVLYGRSRLAEKRRAVV